Proteins from a genomic interval of Veillonellaceae bacterium:
- a CDS encoding TlyA family RNA methyltransferase, with amino-acid sequence MSNKQRLDILMVENGIAPSRERAKAWIMAGVVLVDGQKIDKAGTLVPTKANISVINDSIGYVSRGGLKLAKAIEYFSINLKNKVMADIGASTGGFTDCALQNGAARVYAIDVGYGQLAWSLRTDDRVKNMERTNIRNVKPDDIGEELDFASIDVAFISLSKVLPAAKALLAPNGEIVALIKPQFEAGREKVGKKGVVRDPLVHKQVINEVINVARELELKPIGLTFSPIKGPEGNIEYLLHLAKLGMDAVTTDTIEEVVAQAHLGLVKEQ; translated from the coding sequence ATGAGCAATAAGCAACGTTTGGATATTTTGATGGTCGAAAATGGAATAGCACCTAGCCGGGAACGGGCTAAAGCCTGGATAATGGCCGGAGTCGTTTTGGTTGATGGTCAGAAAATTGATAAGGCCGGTACGCTGGTCCCAACGAAGGCAAACATTTCAGTTATAAATGATAGTATTGGTTATGTAAGTCGCGGCGGTCTAAAATTAGCAAAAGCCATAGAGTACTTTTCAATTAACCTTAAGAATAAAGTAATGGCCGATATCGGAGCGTCCACCGGCGGGTTTACGGATTGCGCTTTGCAAAATGGCGCGGCTAGGGTCTACGCAATTGATGTAGGATATGGTCAGTTGGCTTGGTCACTGCGAACAGATGACCGTGTTAAAAATATGGAGCGGACTAATATAAGAAACGTAAAGCCAGACGACATTGGTGAGGAACTAGACTTTGCTTCGATTGATGTTGCTTTCATCTCGCTTAGTAAAGTTCTTCCTGCTGCTAAGGCTTTATTAGCACCAAATGGCGAAATAGTTGCTCTTATTAAGCCCCAATTCGAAGCCGGTCGAGAGAAGGTTGGGAAGAAAGGGGTAGTGAGAGATCCGCTTGTTCATAAACAGGTGATTAACGAAGTAATTAATGTAGCCCGTGAACTTGAACTTAAACCGATTGGGCTTACATTTTCGCCAATCAAAGGACCGGAAGGCAATATAGAGTACTTATTACATTTAGCGAAATTAGGCATGGACGCTGTCACGACCGATACGATAGAAGAAGTTGTAGCTCAGGCTCATCTTGGCTTAGTTAAAGAACAGTAA
- a CDS encoding 1-deoxy-D-xylulose-5-phosphate synthase, with product MNSLLNSIANPQDIKKFTVAQLEKLAGEVRELLIRTVAQTGGHLASSLGVVELTLALHRVFDSPRDKFIWDVGHQAYVHKILTGRREEFGTLRTLGGISGFPRRTESEHDAFGTGHSSTSISAALGMACARDIMGEKNEVLAIIGDGSLTGGQAYEALNHAGDLGTNLIVILNDNEMSIAKNVGAMSDYLSKMRTAPTYAKVKHDIEFLLRRIPAIGDSVAKTVERVKDSLRYLLVPGMLFEELGFNYIGPIDGHNLQLLTDVLQQAKTMEGPRLIHVLTRKGKGYIPAECHADKFHGVGPFCIESGEFKKSSSKPSYTSVFSDTLVKIAKDDNSIVAITAAMPEGTGLKKFASAFPKRFFDVGIAEQHAVTMAAGLATQGNKPLVALYSTFAQRAYDQIVHDVCLQKLPVVFALDRAGIVGEDGPTHHGVFDYSYLRHIPNLILLAPKDENELQHMLNSAFAYNAPVAIRYPRGSGVGVALDTSLKQIDIGTAEELKQGKDIVFFAIGTMVGTCMEASKILEERGIKAGVVNARFIKPIDEALLRRIAREVGIIVTVEDNVLAGGFGSAVIETLSACNLNWVKTLRLGLPDKFVEHGTRTELLELYELTTNKIVDRVSTFMQQFGVR from the coding sequence TTGAACAGTTTACTAAATAGCATTGCTAACCCCCAAGATATAAAAAAGTTTACGGTAGCCCAACTAGAAAAGCTTGCAGGTGAAGTTCGTGAGTTGCTTATACGTACAGTAGCCCAAACAGGCGGGCATTTGGCTTCAAGCCTAGGTGTTGTAGAACTGACGCTAGCACTTCACCGTGTCTTTGATAGTCCGCGAGATAAATTTATTTGGGATGTAGGCCATCAAGCCTATGTTCATAAAATACTTACTGGCAGACGCGAAGAGTTCGGTACTCTCCGTACATTAGGCGGGATTAGCGGTTTTCCTAGACGTACTGAAAGTGAGCATGATGCATTTGGCACAGGCCATTCAAGCACTTCCATCTCAGCCGCTTTAGGAATGGCCTGTGCCCGCGACATAATGGGAGAAAAGAATGAAGTACTTGCCATTATTGGTGACGGTTCATTGACGGGCGGCCAAGCCTATGAGGCGTTAAACCACGCTGGTGATCTTGGGACAAACCTTATTGTGATATTAAATGATAACGAAATGTCGATTGCAAAAAATGTTGGGGCAATGTCAGATTATCTGTCTAAGATGCGTACTGCTCCTACTTATGCTAAGGTGAAACACGATATAGAATTTTTGCTTAGGCGAATACCTGCCATTGGTGATAGTGTTGCAAAAACAGTTGAACGGGTTAAAGACAGCCTGCGCTATTTATTGGTGCCAGGCATGCTATTTGAGGAATTGGGTTTCAATTATATTGGGCCGATTGACGGTCATAATCTGCAGTTATTAACTGATGTTTTGCAACAGGCTAAAACTATGGAAGGACCACGGCTTATCCATGTGCTGACCCGCAAAGGTAAAGGTTATATTCCCGCGGAATGTCATGCGGACAAATTTCATGGGGTCGGTCCGTTCTGTATCGAATCAGGCGAGTTTAAAAAGAGCAGCAGTAAGCCTTCTTATACGTCAGTTTTTAGTGATACACTTGTAAAAATAGCAAAAGATGATAATAGCATAGTGGCAATTACCGCCGCGATGCCAGAGGGGACAGGCCTAAAAAAATTTGCCTCCGCTTTTCCAAAACGATTTTTTGATGTAGGTATTGCCGAACAGCATGCAGTTACTATGGCGGCAGGTCTGGCTACACAAGGTAATAAACCACTGGTAGCATTATACTCGACTTTTGCTCAACGTGCCTATGACCAGATTGTCCATGATGTCTGCCTGCAAAAACTTCCTGTCGTTTTTGCCTTGGACAGGGCCGGAATAGTAGGTGAGGATGGTCCTACCCATCATGGCGTATTTGACTATTCCTATTTACGGCATATACCTAATCTTATACTGCTAGCACCGAAGGATGAAAATGAACTGCAGCATATGCTGAACAGTGCATTTGCTTATAATGCGCCGGTTGCTATTCGTTATCCAAGAGGAAGCGGCGTTGGTGTTGCGCTAGACACATCACTAAAACAAATTGATATCGGAACGGCCGAAGAGCTCAAGCAAGGCAAGGATATTGTGTTTTTCGCGATAGGCACCATGGTAGGCACATGTATGGAGGCCAGCAAAATACTTGAAGAACGTGGAATTAAGGCCGGGGTAGTTAACGCCCGTTTTATTAAGCCAATCGATGAAGCTCTGCTGCGTAGGATTGCCCGTGAAGTCGGCATTATTGTTACTGTTGAAGATAATGTCTTAGCGGGTGGCTTTGGATCGGCAGTAATTGAAACTTTAAGTGCGTGTAATTTAAATTGGGTAAAAACATTGCGTTTAGGTCTTCCTGATAAATTTGTAGAGCATGGCACGAGAACCGAGTTGCTCGAACTCTACGAACTTACTACTAATAAAATTGTCGATCGAGTCAGCACATTTATGCAGCAGTTCGGAGTGCGATAA
- a CDS encoding divergent PAP2 family protein, with protein MPEFALIKQNVVLMAAATAWFSAQILKTIFNFFKYKKFDAERLIGAGGMPSSHTSLVVGLSSSLGLTEGFDSSMFAVSLVLAGIVMYDAAGVRRAAGKHAKIINKLVRHTRAEKTVRDIKLKELLGHHPIEVLAGAILGMAVAYAFNLYW; from the coding sequence ATGCCGGAATTTGCATTGATCAAACAAAACGTTGTATTAATGGCAGCAGCTACGGCATGGTTTAGTGCTCAAATACTTAAAACAATTTTTAATTTTTTTAAGTATAAAAAATTTGATGCTGAACGTTTAATTGGGGCAGGTGGAATGCCAAGCTCTCATACTTCTTTAGTTGTTGGTCTGTCCTCCTCGCTTGGACTGACCGAAGGGTTTGACTCGTCGATGTTTGCAGTTTCGCTTGTGTTGGCAGGTATCGTCATGTATGATGCTGCCGGTGTGCGCCGTGCGGCTGGAAAGCATGCAAAGATTATCAATAAGTTAGTTAGGCACACTCGTGCCGAAAAAACCGTCCGCGATATAAAGCTTAAAGAATTACTGGGTCATCATCCAATTGAAGTTTTAGCCGGTGCTATCCTAGGGATGGCAGTGGCCTATGCTTTCAATCTATATTGGTGA
- a CDS encoding polyprenyl synthetase family protein: MFKQYCQERCKLIDQQLAKLMQSNNVHEAVIFDAMQYSLFAGGKRLRPLLLMAAADAVGGNGQKYLRIACGLEMIHTYSLIHDDLPAMDNDDYRRGKLTNHKVFGEGIAILAGDGLLTHAFDVMLSQTEVKPSRLIQVIREISNAAGPCGMVGGQAVDLVSEGKILDHETVKFMHQAKTGALFKAAIRAGALLSDTDDVKLAALTKFADCFGLAFQITDDILDVVGNQDKIGKPIGSDIRNQKATYVTLYSLEEAQKMARQVVDEALDTLRGFGPEAEMLRNFITYLLAREN; this comes from the coding sequence ATGTTTAAACAATATTGTCAAGAACGCTGCAAATTGATTGACCAGCAGCTTGCTAAACTGATGCAAAGCAATAACGTACACGAGGCAGTAATATTTGATGCAATGCAGTATAGTTTATTTGCTGGCGGTAAAAGGTTAAGACCGCTCCTATTGATGGCGGCTGCTGATGCTGTTGGCGGCAACGGCCAGAAATACCTTCGGATTGCCTGCGGTCTAGAAATGATTCATACATATTCACTTATACATGACGATTTACCGGCCATGGATAATGACGACTACAGGCGCGGAAAACTAACTAACCATAAAGTCTTTGGTGAGGGAATCGCAATTTTAGCCGGTGACGGACTTTTGACGCATGCTTTTGATGTCATGTTGTCACAGACAGAGGTTAAACCGAGTCGATTAATCCAAGTTATTCGTGAAATTAGTAATGCTGCCGGTCCCTGCGGAATGGTTGGTGGACAGGCTGTTGATTTAGTATCCGAAGGAAAAATTCTAGATCATGAAACGGTGAAGTTTATGCACCAGGCAAAAACAGGTGCTTTATTTAAAGCAGCCATAAGAGCAGGGGCTCTTTTATCTGATACTGATGACGTTAAATTGGCTGCTTTGACTAAATTTGCAGATTGTTTCGGTCTCGCTTTTCAAATTACTGATGATATTCTGGATGTTGTGGGCAATCAGGATAAAATTGGCAAGCCTATTGGCAGCGATATTAGAAATCAAAAAGCCACTTATGTGACATTATATTCTTTAGAAGAAGCGCAAAAGATGGCCAGACAAGTAGTCGACGAGGCGCTGGATACCCTCCGTGGCTTTGGACCGGAGGCAGAGATGCTGCGTAATTTTATTACCTATCTTTTAGCGCGTGAAAACTGA
- a CDS encoding exodeoxyribonuclease VII small subunit, producing the protein MARKKQEQCIEDTISFEDALSKLEAIVKQLEQGDLSLDQSLDQYAQGVRLSRLCLAKLNSAEDKITKVITEANGKIVESNLDFQEEE; encoded by the coding sequence ATGGCAAGAAAAAAACAAGAGCAATGTATAGAGGATACAATTAGCTTCGAGGACGCATTGAGTAAGCTGGAAGCTATAGTTAAACAACTCGAGCAAGGAGATCTTTCGCTTGATCAGTCTCTCGATCAATATGCACAGGGAGTACGGTTGTCTCGTTTGTGCTTGGCTAAGTTAAACTCGGCTGAAGATAAAATAACCAAAGTAATTACAGAAGCTAATGGAAAAATCGTGGAATCTAATTTGGACTTTCAGGAGGAGGAGTAA
- a CDS encoding exodeoxyribonuclease VII large subunit, which yields MSILTVGDLTKYIKSVFDRDEKLVSVFVRGEISNFKQHYSGHCYFTLKDNEAVIKAVMFKSRAQYLKFAPCNGLKVIAYGRVTIYERDGQYQLYVEQLMPQGVGELSLAYAQLKEKLEQEGLFEPARKRELPFLPRAVGVITSPTGAAVRDILTVAKRRHPGIPLYLYPVQVQGSEAPGQICKALKILNKLKNVEVIIIGRGGGSIEELWSFNDERVVRAIADSVIPVVSAVGHQTDFTLADFAADLRAATPSQAAEIVIPDAKELSRYVLSLKNAVESAMLNILKKKRTRLEHCLDSWVFTCPRDIITDRHQQLDNQTQRLSQAVSKIFMAKKEHFKVATGKLTALNPLAVLSRGYSIVETTEKVLIKKANDVAINQEIDIVLHEGQIRAKVTNTEETSIWQEKNKSNV from the coding sequence TTGAGTATTTTAACGGTAGGAGATCTGACCAAGTATATAAAGTCAGTTTTTGATCGAGATGAAAAACTTGTATCTGTGTTTGTTCGAGGTGAGATTTCGAATTTTAAACAGCATTACTCCGGACACTGTTATTTTACCTTAAAAGATAATGAGGCAGTAATCAAAGCAGTTATGTTCAAAAGCAGAGCCCAATATTTAAAATTTGCTCCCTGTAATGGTCTAAAGGTAATTGCTTATGGTCGGGTTACTATATACGAACGTGATGGGCAGTATCAGCTTTATGTTGAGCAGCTTATGCCGCAAGGTGTAGGAGAACTTAGTTTGGCCTATGCTCAACTAAAAGAAAAACTTGAGCAAGAAGGCTTGTTTGAGCCGGCTAGAAAACGTGAACTTCCATTTCTGCCCAGAGCTGTCGGGGTAATAACGTCGCCTACCGGTGCTGCTGTTCGCGATATATTAACTGTTGCAAAACGCCGCCATCCTGGGATTCCGCTTTACCTGTATCCTGTTCAAGTCCAGGGCAGTGAAGCACCAGGACAGATTTGTAAAGCTTTAAAAATCCTGAATAAATTAAAGAATGTAGAGGTTATTATCATAGGCCGCGGAGGCGGTTCGATTGAGGAATTATGGTCTTTTAACGATGAAAGAGTCGTTCGTGCTATTGCTGACTCAGTTATTCCGGTAGTTTCAGCAGTTGGGCATCAGACCGACTTTACATTGGCTGATTTTGCCGCTGATTTGAGAGCTGCTACTCCTTCACAAGCTGCTGAAATTGTTATTCCTGATGCAAAAGAACTGTCACGTTATGTATTAAGTCTAAAAAATGCGGTTGAGTCGGCTATGCTTAATATACTTAAAAAGAAACGTACTAGGCTTGAACATTGTTTGGATAGTTGGGTTTTTACTTGCCCTAGAGATATAATTACTGATCGGCATCAGCAGTTAGACAATCAGACCCAAAGACTTTCACAAGCTGTTAGCAAAATATTTATGGCAAAAAAAGAGCATTTTAAAGTAGCAACTGGCAAACTGACTGCTCTTAATCCGCTCGCGGTGTTGTCGCGCGGCTATAGCATTGTGGAAACTACCGAAAAAGTTTTAATAAAAAAGGCTAATGATGTAGCAATAAACCAGGAAATTGATATCGTATTACACGAAGGGCAAATTAGGGCAAAGGTGACTAATACGGAGGAGACGTCAATATGGCAAGAAAAAAACAAGAGCAATGTATAG
- a CDS encoding O-sialoglycoprotein endopeptidase, protein MNFILGIDTSCYTTSLAIMDEGGRLIADARKLLSVKSGNRGLSQSEMVYQHTRNLPLLFEQVFDKFDTPISLKAIGVSAWPRPLPDSYMPAFLVGTGFARALAITDKSRLKQVSHQEGHIFAGIWSAGGPRSNNFLAIHMSGGTTELLKIERSERKTHIELIGGSKDLNAGQMIDRIGVLMGLPFPSGAHLEELAKYNKGAPAMIPSSVQGLEVSFSGPETHAIRLIKGGATHEAVAEGVQLCISQSLSRLIRTAVKATGLKEILLVGGVSSNQYIRNYIEQNVRDLGIKVFLPERQYSSDNAVGAAFMALIG, encoded by the coding sequence ATGAATTTCATTTTAGGTATAGATACCAGCTGTTATACAACATCATTAGCAATCATGGATGAAGGTGGCAGACTTATTGCTGATGCCCGTAAACTTCTAAGTGTTAAAAGTGGTAACCGCGGCCTCTCGCAATCTGAAATGGTATATCAACACACGCGAAATCTCCCACTCCTATTTGAACAAGTTTTTGATAAGTTTGATACACCTATTAGTCTCAAAGCAATAGGTGTATCGGCTTGGCCACGACCTTTGCCGGATTCTTATATGCCGGCATTTCTTGTTGGTACAGGATTTGCCCGGGCATTGGCGATTACTGACAAAAGTAGACTCAAGCAGGTTAGTCACCAAGAAGGACATATTTTTGCTGGCATATGGTCGGCTGGTGGGCCGAGAAGCAACAACTTCTTGGCCATTCATATGTCTGGGGGAACTACTGAGTTGCTGAAAATAGAGCGTTCAGAAAGAAAAACGCATATTGAACTAATTGGCGGAAGTAAGGATTTAAATGCTGGGCAAATGATTGACCGAATAGGAGTACTTATGGGATTACCTTTCCCGTCTGGAGCACATCTTGAAGAATTAGCTAAATATAATAAAGGAGCACCGGCCATGATCCCGTCATCAGTTCAAGGGTTAGAAGTTAGTTTTTCTGGCCCAGAGACCCATGCAATTAGGCTAATTAAAGGCGGGGCAACTCACGAAGCTGTTGCCGAAGGGGTTCAGCTCTGTATTAGTCAGTCCTTATCAAGATTAATTAGAACTGCAGTTAAAGCGACGGGCTTAAAAGAAATATTACTGGTTGGCGGGGTATCTTCCAATCAATACATTCGCAATTATATTGAGCAAAATGTCCGTGATTTAGGCATAAAAGTATTCTTACCTGAAAGACAATATAGCTCTGACAATGCCGTAGGGGCGGCTTTCATGGCACTGATCGGTTAG
- the nusB gene encoding transcription antitermination factor NusB, which produces MSRRKAREVALQVLFQLDFNTSSKEEALEAVVLETGRLSGNAQKYAIALIEGTQSNRAMIDEIISSVSSDWKLGRMASVDRNIVRIAIYEMKLADERIPPNVVINEAVELAKKFGSDESGRFVNGILGTLVKDHEK; this is translated from the coding sequence ATGAGTCGTAGAAAAGCCAGAGAAGTAGCTTTGCAAGTACTATTTCAATTAGATTTCAATACATCAAGTAAAGAAGAGGCGTTAGAGGCTGTTGTCTTAGAAACAGGTCGGTTGTCAGGAAATGCCCAGAAATATGCTATTGCTCTAATAGAAGGAACTCAGTCCAACCGAGCAATGATAGACGAAATTATTTCAAGTGTATCTTCTGATTGGAAACTTGGCCGAATGGCTAGTGTGGACCGTAATATTGTCAGGATAGCTATTTATGAGATGAAGTTGGCCGATGAACGGATTCCGCCCAACGTGGTAATAAATGAGGCTGTTGAACTAGCCAAAAAGTTTGGGTCAGATGAATCTGGCCGTTTTGTTAACGGTATACTTGGAACATTAGTAAAGGATCATGAAAAATGA
- a CDS encoding DUF2273 domain-containing protein — translation MDAKLWEEIWQNHSGKIVGAVAGLLIGIFIIAFGFFRTLLVLLCVAAGYIVGKRIDEKEEITDILDRLLPPGYRR, via the coding sequence ATGGATGCGAAACTGTGGGAGGAAATCTGGCAAAATCACAGCGGCAAAATTGTTGGTGCTGTGGCTGGATTGCTAATCGGTATTTTTATTATTGCTTTCGGCTTTTTCCGTACGCTATTAGTGTTGCTCTGCGTAGCTGCTGGCTATATCGTCGGGAAACGAATTGATGAGAAAGAGGAGATTACCGATATCCTTGATCGGCTCTTACCGCCTGGCTACCGTCGCTAA
- the amaP gene encoding alkaline shock response membrane anchor protein AmaP has translation MGIFDRIILSIYTLLLTFLSVGVMLIALRLISLDLVWTSLNRIYGQWEAALIGAVFLLVSIRLMLAGLRTKHNKGTIVHHNDFGDVHITLDAVENLIEKTARHVRGVRSVKINIERRSSNLFVTIRAIISPESNVPDVSKDIQQRVHDHIKSTVGIELADVRILVENISNDFKPKQRVE, from the coding sequence ATGGGGATTTTTGACCGTATTATACTGTCTATTTATACATTATTACTGACCTTTTTATCAGTGGGTGTAATGTTAATCGCTTTACGCCTAATTTCTTTAGATTTAGTTTGGACAAGCCTTAATCGTATATATGGCCAATGGGAAGCGGCATTAATTGGAGCTGTGTTTCTCTTAGTCAGTATCCGTTTGATGTTGGCAGGCTTACGGACAAAGCACAACAAGGGGACTATTGTCCATCACAACGATTTTGGTGATGTACATATAACACTTGATGCAGTTGAAAATTTGATTGAAAAGACTGCCAGACATGTTCGTGGTGTGCGTAGCGTTAAAATTAATATTGAACGTAGGAGCAGCAATTTGTTTGTTACAATTAGAGCGATTATTAGTCCGGAGAGTAATGTTCCTGATGTTTCGAAGGATATTCAGCAAAGGGTGCATGACCATATAAAGAGTACAGTGGGTATAGAATTAGCCGATGTGCGAATATTAGTTGAAAATATCTCAAATGATTTTAAACCAAAGCAGCGTGTTGAATAG
- a CDS encoding Asp23/Gls24 family envelope stress response protein, producing the protein MEKRVERLEHNDVGSIRIADEVVGIIAGLAATEVDGVAGMSAGLVGGIAEMLGKKNLAKGVKVEVGEREAAVDLYIIVEFGVRIPDVALKVQENVKKAIESMTGLEVVEVNIHIQGVGFSPEGKDEDIRVR; encoded by the coding sequence TTGGAAAAGCGAGTTGAAAGATTAGAACACAATGATGTAGGCTCAATTCGTATAGCTGATGAAGTAGTAGGTATTATCGCTGGTTTAGCAGCTACCGAGGTTGATGGAGTAGCTGGTATGAGCGCCGGTTTAGTTGGCGGTATTGCTGAAATGTTAGGTAAAAAGAACCTAGCAAAGGGTGTTAAAGTAGAAGTTGGCGAACGTGAGGCTGCTGTAGACTTATATATTATTGTAGAATTTGGGGTGCGCATACCAGATGTTGCACTAAAAGTCCAAGAAAACGTTAAAAAGGCTATTGAATCAATGACTGGACTCGAAGTTGTTGAAGTTAATATCCATATCCAAGGGGTCGGTTTTAGTCCGGAGGGGAAAGATGAAGATATCCGGGTGCGCTAG
- a CDS encoding SpoIIIAH-like family protein: protein MKVVAFIKNKKAILSCIAAMVIILLGAFAFVFTDQDKTGAKVDRSNAIQVAKSLPAEQVIPVASPDFFTEYRLERDKIRSERSDLLRESIKSATSDEARQKAQDIMLKMVMDKQRETEIESLIKARGFADVLVFIKENSVSAVVKTSSLSREEVVQVADVISRVAGVKAEDITISAKP from the coding sequence ATGAAAGTTGTTGCTTTTATCAAAAACAAAAAAGCTATACTTAGCTGTATAGCCGCAATGGTAATTATACTGCTGGGGGCGTTTGCTTTTGTATTTACCGACCAAGATAAAACCGGAGCTAAGGTAGATCGGTCTAACGCAATCCAAGTAGCAAAATCTCTGCCGGCTGAGCAAGTAATACCCGTCGCAAGTCCAGATTTTTTCACCGAATATCGCTTAGAACGTGATAAGATTCGAAGCGAACGATCCGACCTATTGCGCGAAAGTATCAAATCAGCTACATCTGATGAAGCAAGACAAAAAGCTCAAGACATTATGCTTAAGATGGTCATGGATAAGCAGCGGGAAACTGAAATAGAGAGCTTAATTAAGGCACGGGGATTTGCCGACGTGCTAGTATTTATTAAGGAAAACTCAGTTAGCGCTGTTGTGAAAACATCGTCTCTATCGCGAGAGGAAGTAGTCCAAGTGGCCGACGTAATAAGTCGTGTAGCCGGTGTTAAAGCCGAGGATATTACAATAAGCGCCAAGCCTTAA
- the spoIIIAF gene encoding stage III sporulation protein AF, with the protein MIAFVSAWIKDIILVVLFAAFMELLLPSSSMQRFIRVIMGLFIMLTILNPALDVIQNHLASGQELSAVTTALNNSVSSKNVTNSMSDERDKLAYELYKNELAKQVRAIVTNLDGVADAKVAVDVTTADGLMAGSIKNLTVYVKPGIAANGQKISPIHKVNVGGENVQVDGVQELRPQLVNKIKHSISELYQLSESKIDVQLLY; encoded by the coding sequence ATGATAGCTTTTGTATCAGCTTGGATTAAGGATATAATACTTGTTGTCTTGTTTGCTGCCTTTATGGAATTACTGCTGCCTAGCAGCAGTATGCAGCGGTTTATTAGGGTAATAATGGGGCTATTCATAATGTTGACGATCCTGAATCCTGCGCTTGACGTAATTCAAAATCATCTGGCATCGGGGCAGGAATTATCGGCGGTAACTACTGCACTAAACAATTCAGTTAGTAGTAAAAATGTAACAAATTCAATGAGTGATGAACGAGATAAGCTGGCATATGAGTTATATAAGAATGAGTTAGCCAAGCAAGTTAGAGCAATAGTCACTAACTTAGACGGTGTTGCTGATGCCAAGGTAGCTGTAGATGTAACTACTGCTGATGGGTTAATGGCAGGTTCGATAAAGAATCTTACTGTATATGTTAAGCCTGGGATAGCTGCGAACGGCCAGAAGATTTCACCTATTCATAAGGTTAACGTTGGTGGAGAAAACGTTCAGGTTGACGGAGTACAAGAGCTTAGACCGCAGTTAGTTAATAAGATAAAACACTCAATATCAGAGCTATATCAGCTTTCTGAAAGTAAAATTGACGTACAATTACTATACTAA
- the spoIIIAE gene encoding stage III sporulation protein AE — protein MRIYIMAVLFLIVFSAGAFAAPVDNDELANDLFKKLSPDEVNNFITKVNNELHQDIPLLTSTTVKEIASHGISFDGQSLWQIFINKLFKEFAANLHLLGKLLFLAVLCAMLQNLQNSFNQSGISLLAYSLCYIFLAVIALTAFCNALNLARETVGYMVGFMQALLPLMITLLTGVGAITSAALFTPLMLFVVATVSIVVKDVVLPLLLLTATLEFVNYLTDKYRLNNLTGIIKQTGMIVLGFTMVIFIGIITIQGVAGGVADGITLRTAKFATATFVPVVGKMFADTVELVMGASLLLKNAIGIFGVMAVLLICAFPLIKLLSLVAIIKIAGALVQPMGDEKMAKCLDAMGNNLLLVFACVLTVALMFFLAITMIIGAGSVAMMLR, from the coding sequence ATGAGAATCTATATAATGGCTGTGCTATTTTTAATTGTCTTCTCAGCGGGAGCGTTTGCCGCTCCAGTTGATAATGACGAGCTTGCTAACGATCTTTTTAAAAAACTATCACCGGACGAGGTAAATAACTTCATTACCAAAGTTAATAATGAATTGCATCAAGATATTCCTTTGCTTACGAGTACCACCGTAAAAGAGATTGCCAGCCATGGAATTAGTTTCGATGGTCAGAGCCTTTGGCAGATTTTTATCAATAAATTATTTAAAGAATTTGCAGCAAATCTTCATCTGCTTGGTAAGTTGTTGTTTCTAGCGGTATTATGTGCAATGCTGCAAAACTTGCAAAATTCATTCAATCAATCAGGCATATCACTTCTTGCATATAGTCTCTGCTATATATTCTTAGCAGTAATTGCTTTAACAGCCTTCTGTAATGCTTTAAATCTTGCCCGTGAGACTGTCGGTTATATGGTAGGCTTCATGCAGGCGTTGCTTCCCCTTATGATAACTCTGCTTACCGGTGTCGGTGCAATTACATCTGCAGCTTTATTTACGCCGTTAATGCTCTTTGTTGTTGCTACAGTAAGTATAGTGGTAAAGGATGTTGTATTACCCCTTTTACTATTAACAGCCACTCTTGAGTTTGTTAATTATCTGACTGATAAATATCGTTTAAACAATCTAACGGGAATTATTAAACAAACAGGAATGATCGTGCTTGGTTTTACCATGGTAATTTTCATCGGAATTATCACTATTCAGGGTGTAGCCGGGGGGGTAGCTGACGGGATTACTTTGCGGACTGCGAAATTTGCAACGGCAACTTTCGTCCCGGTTGTTGGTAAAATGTTTGCCGACACTGTTGAATTAGTAATGGGAGCTTCACTGCTATTAAAGAATGCAATAGGTATATTTGGTGTAATGGCGGTCTTGTTAATTTGTGCCTTTCCGTTGATTAAACTCTTATCTTTAGTTGCAATAATTAAAATAGCTGGTGCTCTTGTCCAGCCGATGGGCGATGAGAAGATGGCCAAATGCCTAGATGCCATGGGGAATAATCTCTTATTAGTTTTTGCTTGTGTCTTAACGGTTGCCTTAATGTTTTTTTTGGCCATAACAATGATAATTGGCGCCGGCAGTGTAGCAATGATGCTAAGGTAA